In Chanodichthys erythropterus isolate Z2021 chromosome 9, ASM2448905v1, whole genome shotgun sequence, a genomic segment contains:
- the LOC137026604 gene encoding uncharacterized protein isoform X1 yields the protein MDEFIKKTVYNEEIIKGNKKETNITVHVLEKDLDTYKFIQERLTNINTLKDGTYRNVNSASLENQKNGYFLFTCKRSGVCTPRSRRAKGCKAYVSFKKRTDWLNKLVIVERIYNIHSGHDPASSSEGHSEKISQELVKHIQDLISLGVKPDTILLKSHEWSKEQGHTDLNNRAYFVTPKDIENIRTCMIRKNQQHKDDASSTTQLLEGPFKDSVIFYQPYSPQTDLVMVLQTPSMRDNLQKYGQDIVFMDATHGVNQYGFPLFTLVVRDSHGHGIPVAYIILGNEKQATLQLALEKLKPTFSVAPRCFMVDKDQAEINAIQTAFSESDVLLCWYHVTQAVTRWLSRSESGVCGPENADSRAQIMQFMAGLKSCSTEHDFKKKAEMFHCQFKYLKAVCKYFRNHWEPIGHLWSNFGRCYKHGDSDTNNLIERFFHRLKYQFLCGIRNRRLDHLIDVLLNKTDKYFNIIQDLQSVGRVYNPLDSKMEEIKKSAQRMLDKGWATTVTIASTETYMYNVPSENDPHVVYCVCPAEQFCSCVAGTRGRTCKHLILLSLLTCGGGDETFPDMDTQLQAHANNLIQKCPQSKHL from the exons ATGGATgaatttataaagaaaacagtTTACAACGAAGAGATAATTAAAGGAAACAAAAAAGAGACTAATATAACAGTCCATGTTTTAGAAAAGGATTTGGATACTTATAAATTTATCCAAGAAAGGCTCACCAACATAAACACCTTAAAAGATGGTACCTACAGAAATGTGAATTCTGCAAGTTTGGAAAATCAGAAAAATGGATACTTCTTGTTTACATGCAAACGCTCTGGAGTATGCACACCACGAAGTCGAAGGGCCAAAGGATGTAAGGCATATGTGTCATTTAAAAAGAGGACAGACTGGCTTAACAAGCTTGTTATAGTTGAAAGGATTTACAACATTCATTCAGGACATGACCCAGCAAGTTCTTCTGAGGGTCACTCAGAGAAAATTAGTCAAGAGCTTGTTAAGCATATTCAAGATTTAATATCTCTTGGTGTTAAGCCAGATACAATTCTCTTAAAATCCCATGAATGGTCGAAGGAACAAGGACATACTGATCTCAACAACCGAGCATATTTTGTCACCCCAAAAGACATTGAAAATATTCGGACGTGTATGATACGAAAAAATCAGCAACACAAAGATGATGCCAGCAGTACCACGCAACTTCTTGAGGGCCCATTCAAAGACTCTGTTATTTTTTATCAGCCTTATAGTCCTCAAACAGATCTTGTTATGGTTCTACAAACACCATCCATGAGAGACAACCTTCAAAAATATGGACAAGATATTGTTTTTATGGATGCAACACATGGTGTGAACCAGTATGGCTTCCCTTTATTTACATTAGTTGTAAGGGACAGTCATGGTCATGGCATACCCGTTGCCTATATCATCCTGGGAAATGAAAAGCAGGCCACGCTTCAGTTGGCACTGGAAAAGCTGAAACCAACATTTTCTGTTGCTCCAAG gtGCTTTATGGTTGATAAAGACCAAGCTGAAATCAATGCCATCCAAACAGCATTCAGTGAGTCAGACGTTCtcctttgttggtaccatgtaACACAA GCAGTAACTCGTTGGCTGTCAAGATCTGAATCTGGTGTATGTGGACCTGAAAATGCTGATTCAAGGGCACAAATCATGCAGTTTATGGCTGGGCTGAAGTCTTGTTCCACG GAACATGATTTCAAGAAAAAAGCTGAGATGTTTCATTGCCAGTTCAAGTATTTAAAAGCTGTGTGCAAGTACTTTAGGAACCACTGGGAGCCAATTGGTCATCTGTGGTCTAACTTTGGAAGATGCTATAAGCATGGAGACTCTGACACAAACAATCTAATAGAACg tttcTTCCACCGTTTAAAATACCAGTTTCTCTGTGGCATCCGAAATCGTAGATTGGATCATCTGATTGATGTACTTTTGAACAAAACTGACAAGTACTTCAACATAATACAAGATTTGCAGTCTGTTGGGAGGGTCTATAACCCACTGGACAGCAAAATGGAAGAAATAAAGAAATCTGCTCAGAGGATGCTAGACAAAGGTTGGGCCACTACAGTCACCATAGCTTCAACAGAAACATACATGTACAACGTTCCATCTGAGAATGATCCACATGTAGTTTACTGTGTTTGCCCTGCAGAACAGTTCTGCAGTTGTGTAGCTGGTACAAGAGGACGTACATGTAAGCATCTAATTTTATTAAGTCTTCTCACTTGTGGTGGTGGTGATGAGACTTTTCCAGACATGGACACACAACTACAAGCCCATGCCAACAACTTGATTCAAAAGTGTCCTCAGAGCAAACACTTGTAG
- the LOC137026604 gene encoding uncharacterized protein isoform X2, with protein MDEFIKKTVYNEEIIKGNKKETNITVHVLEKDLDTYKFIQERLTNINTLKDGTYRNVNSASLENQKNGYFLFTCKRSGVCTPRSRRAKGCKAYVSFKKRTDWLNKLVIVERIYNIHSGHDPASSSEGHSEKISQELVKHIQDLISLGVKPDTILLKSHEWSKEQGHTDLNNRAYFVTPKDIENIRTCMIRKNQQHKDDASSTTQLLEGPFKDSVIFYQPYSPQTDLVMVLQTPSMRDNLQKYGQDIVFMDATHGVNQYGFPLFTLVVRDSHGHGIPVAYIILGNEKQATLQLALEKLKPTFSVAPRCFMVDKDQAEINAIQTAFSESDVLLCWYHVTQAVTRWLSRSESGVCGPENADSRAQIMQFMAGLKSCSTEHDFKKKAEMFHCQFKYLKAVCKYFRNHWEPIGHLWSNFGRCYKHGDSDTNNLIERFFHRLKYQFLCGIRNRRLDHLIDVLLNKTDKYFNIIQDLQSVGRVYNPLDSKMEEIKKSAQRMLDKEQFCSCVAGTRGRTCKHLILLSLLTCGGGDETFPDMDTQLQAHANNLIQKCPQSKHL; from the exons ATGGATgaatttataaagaaaacagtTTACAACGAAGAGATAATTAAAGGAAACAAAAAAGAGACTAATATAACAGTCCATGTTTTAGAAAAGGATTTGGATACTTATAAATTTATCCAAGAAAGGCTCACCAACATAAACACCTTAAAAGATGGTACCTACAGAAATGTGAATTCTGCAAGTTTGGAAAATCAGAAAAATGGATACTTCTTGTTTACATGCAAACGCTCTGGAGTATGCACACCACGAAGTCGAAGGGCCAAAGGATGTAAGGCATATGTGTCATTTAAAAAGAGGACAGACTGGCTTAACAAGCTTGTTATAGTTGAAAGGATTTACAACATTCATTCAGGACATGACCCAGCAAGTTCTTCTGAGGGTCACTCAGAGAAAATTAGTCAAGAGCTTGTTAAGCATATTCAAGATTTAATATCTCTTGGTGTTAAGCCAGATACAATTCTCTTAAAATCCCATGAATGGTCGAAGGAACAAGGACATACTGATCTCAACAACCGAGCATATTTTGTCACCCCAAAAGACATTGAAAATATTCGGACGTGTATGATACGAAAAAATCAGCAACACAAAGATGATGCCAGCAGTACCACGCAACTTCTTGAGGGCCCATTCAAAGACTCTGTTATTTTTTATCAGCCTTATAGTCCTCAAACAGATCTTGTTATGGTTCTACAAACACCATCCATGAGAGACAACCTTCAAAAATATGGACAAGATATTGTTTTTATGGATGCAACACATGGTGTGAACCAGTATGGCTTCCCTTTATTTACATTAGTTGTAAGGGACAGTCATGGTCATGGCATACCCGTTGCCTATATCATCCTGGGAAATGAAAAGCAGGCCACGCTTCAGTTGGCACTGGAAAAGCTGAAACCAACATTTTCTGTTGCTCCAAG gtGCTTTATGGTTGATAAAGACCAAGCTGAAATCAATGCCATCCAAACAGCATTCAGTGAGTCAGACGTTCtcctttgttggtaccatgtaACACAA GCAGTAACTCGTTGGCTGTCAAGATCTGAATCTGGTGTATGTGGACCTGAAAATGCTGATTCAAGGGCACAAATCATGCAGTTTATGGCTGGGCTGAAGTCTTGTTCCACG GAACATGATTTCAAGAAAAAAGCTGAGATGTTTCATTGCCAGTTCAAGTATTTAAAAGCTGTGTGCAAGTACTTTAGGAACCACTGGGAGCCAATTGGTCATCTGTGGTCTAACTTTGGAAGATGCTATAAGCATGGAGACTCTGACACAAACAATCTAATAGAACg tttcTTCCACCGTTTAAAATACCAGTTTCTCTGTGGCATCCGAAATCGTAGATTGGATCATCTGATTGATGTACTTTTGAACAAAACTGACAAGTACTTCAACATAATACAAGATTTGCAGTCTGTTGGGAGGGTCTATAACCCACTGGACAGCAAAATGGAAGAAATAAAGAAATCTGCTCAGAGGATGCTAGACAAAG AACAGTTCTGCAGTTGTGTAGCTGGTACAAGAGGACGTACATGTAAGCATCTAATTTTATTAAGTCTTCTCACTTGTGGTGGTGGTGATGAGACTTTTCCAGACATGGACACACAACTACAAGCCCATGCCAACAACTTGATTCAAAAGTGTCCTCAGAGCAAACACTTGTAG